TCTTTGACCCAGccacattcatcgacgaaatggagtcttcatcgacgaaccgtAGAAAGGCGTTCGTCGACAACCACCTTGCTTCGTTGACAAACCTGAAGCTTGAATTTATTCCAAACTCTTGGGATTTCTTCATTGACAATCCCTAGAAGGGCGCTCGTCGACAAAAActggaattcgtcgacgaggccatgctgcccatttttcctaaattttccaTCCCTCTCTTTTATTAATCTATTCCTTTATCTTTTGGTTCGAGTTACTACACGTATTTTCTCCTCTAACTCCTATGAACCTTCCTCGACTGCATGATTGCGCCAAAGTACTTTTACCAATGGGATCCTTTTTGTGCATAATTCATATTCCTTTCGTTCCAAAATCTGAACAGGCACCTCTTCATATGACAGGGTATCTTTGAGTCCCAGTGATTTATAATTGATCACGTGTgaaggatctgagatgtatttccttaacatggatacatggaatatgtcatggatctTAGATAGTATCAAAGGTAGCGTTAACCTGTAAGCAATTGGACCAACTCTTTtcaatatctcaaatggtccaatatacctagggcttagtttacctttttttcccaaatctcataattccttttaTTAGTACAACTCTCAAGAACACGTGATCTCATATACAAAACTTCAGCTCTCTctggcgagtgtctgcatagctttttcATCGACTCTGAGTGGTTTGAATCTTGTCTCGGATGAGTATGATTTTCTTATAAGTCTGTTGTACAATTTCTGGCCTCAAAACCTATTTTTCATCAATTTCTTCCCAATATAACAGGGATCGACACCTCCGCTCATACAAcgcctcatacggtgtcatcccaatactaaCCTAGTAACTGTttttataagcaaattcaaccagtggcatatactggatccaactaccaccaaagtttAATACACAGACTCGTAGCATATCTACCAATATATGTatagtcctctctgtctgtccaatggtctgaggatgaaatgttgtactgaataTCAGCTGAGAACCCCAAGGCtccttgtaaactcttccagaattgagaTGTGAACCATGAGTCCCGATCAGATACGATGGACACTGACActccatgtagtctaactatctcatgTATCTATATCTCTGTtaatctacccatggagtagttaactctgatggaaACAAAATGATCAGTCTTTGTCAATCGGTCAACGACTACCCAAATGACATCTTATCCATTAAGTGCCAATGGTAACCCTAAAACGAAGTCCATAAAAATATAATCTCACTTCCATTCGGGGATGTGAAATGGTTGCAATAGTCCCACCAATTTCTGATGTTCAatcttcacctgctggcatgtcaaatatTGCTATACATATTcaacaatttctcttttcatattgctccaccaaaagaaTACCCACAAACccttatacattttcgtgcttctAACTTTTTATGAATGTCAAAGTTGGCCAAACGTAGGAAGTTCACATTTATTCATGCTTGTTATTTGTCAAACATGAAGAGAGCTCCACTTGAGTTTCCTAAACCCCATAAGTgtcttctatatttttttttttcaaacctcaAAAGCGATTGTAATTAACTCCAAATTGATTATCCATATAAACAATtggaaaaaatgaaaaacaaagtaAGCAAATATAAAATTGCAATATAATagtcaaaacaagtttttttttttcaaaagaaaaaattacaatctttgattgttatttttatttacaattttattCACATTATAGCTGTAGATTGTAAACTTTTAGAATATATATTTGCAAAACCACCACCAAGCGTCCTCTGCTGCTAGTTCAAAACTAAAATAGTCTATAAACTTCGTTAGATGCAATTTTATTCTTAACCTTAGAGAAAATATCACTAAAaagtataattaaaataaacaaatgaacAATAATTAATACAGAAAAGTCTAATGCCAACCAATCGCTTAGTACTGTTTGTGTGCACCTCCAATCAATTCAATGATCAGGTAatgcggagagagagagagagagagagagagaaacaaaaatcTGCCAAGTAGCACACGGGAAACGCCTCCTCAAGCTGACTAATTTAGGTATGCAAATGCATTGGTTGCATTGTTGCAAATACTTATTAACAACAGAGAGCACATGAATGAGAATCTGCAAGGTCTCGGAAGGGAAAACATAGGAAACCAAGGGAAAGCAATATATAATAACAGGGCACCGACCGGTTCCTAAATTTACTCATTCTCGGTCGACAAAAATAGCAAATGTTATAACCCTAATTTATATTCTTTCCCATTGCCTACAAAAATAGCACACCTCAACAATATTTTGGAGTTCTCCACACTTCAATCTGATATTCTGATTTCGACGCCTAACATGTCTTTCACGACCTCATACGTCACAAATGCAATTGCAATGGATGGCACCACCTGTATACAATAATTAAAGCAGAGCTGAGTTAATGATGCAATTCTACCATATAAGCAAAATCGTCCCTTCGGTTCAAAAGAATGCATCTATTTTGAAAGTTAAAAATCCAGTTTAAATATATCCCATCTGAGTCTTGGCTGAACAATGCAGGGCTACTTAATTTgtagaatttaacagcatcaagcATGGGCACCGAATTTCATGCTGCATATGAGTATTCATAAAGTTGttcaaaagatttttaaaatgtGAAGATGGCTCAGAACAAGGAACATATATAGATCATAGGCCGGTCATTCCCTTTTGACTCTTGATAGTCCAGCATTGTATCTTGATAGTCCAGCATTGTTTCTATACAGCTAAAATCAGCACAATTGCACAATCCTGACCTAAAATTTGCAGAATTTTGATAGCATTCACAAGAATTTCTTTCCTCTTTTTAAACTCTAAATGGTTAAACTCAAGTCCGTAAATGAACATCCAACAGAAATGAGCTTTCTGCGTAATTTTTATAGCCAGAAATCAAGGCTTGCAAGATGATGATCCTAGTGCAGGTGATAATACCCCATATACATTCTATGGTATGTGCCATTGAATAGTTTGAGACGAGAATGCTGCAATCACTCTGCCATGAGTCCTTTATAGCAATGGCAAGTCCAACCATAAACAGCATGCAGCATTTGCCATCCACTCATCTAACTTGAACATCAAGCATGACTGAAGCtaaaagggcagcctggtgcacaaagctcccgtgtaTGCGGGGTCCGGGACCACAATGGGTCCAAAGTATGCAGCCTTCCCTTGTATTTTTACAAGAGGCTGTGTCCATGCCTTAAACCCATTTCCACCAGGTCACATAGCGACAACTATGCCTAGGCTCCCCTTCGTCAAGCACAACTGAAGCTATCCCCAACCATTCTTTCAGAAGCAGATAAAAATGTAGAACTGACCTTTACTGAATTGGGGACCAACCCCCTGTACAATGCACCAAAGCCCTCATGCCGAACAGTTTTCCTAAATGCATCAATCATTCCAGTATATTCAAGTGGCGCTTTGCTCTTTCCATCACCAGTGACAATGGATGCAGCATCTTTCCATCCCACCATCTGCATCCTTCGACGTATGACATCCAGAGGATAAGCAACAGTCTGGCCAACAGTTCCTGCAGCAGCTCCACATGCAAGCCTCGTCGTAACACTCAACTCggaatcttcaactaggccaaaTGGTTTAGATTTGATCAACCAATCCTTCAAAGATTCATAGACAGCAAAATTGAGACCCACATATGGAATCTGCAAAATCAAATGAGTACAAGGTCAGCAAGAGCAGCATGCCAGCTATCAGCAGGCCACTAACATTGATGACATAAGTGAGCTATGAGTGCTTATGCTACATACCTAAAAGATAAACTTTGAACCTGTAATATATGTCATACTTTGATGCTTCAAGAGAACTAAGAGAATTCAAGTAACGAAAATGAAGAAACAGACTAAACCAAATATCCATACCAACATCTGCTGACAGCTATGGGCATGGTTGTTAAAGATACATAGGTATTTTAAGGACTGTCTATGGTAGCCTCAGGGGAGTCATCACCAGGCACATGCATAGGTGCCCAAACATGTGCCTTTGAGCCAAGCCCAAGCACTAGAGAGGCAAACCCAGTGCATGTTATCTATCCAGCAGGACAAAGCAGCTTATGTCCTCTTTCTAAAACAGACAGCAACCTAGTTACATATAAAATCAGTCAAGTAAATACCCATTTACTTAGATTTTACATGTAGGAAATATTTACCATTTGAATTCACTTGTTATGCTTAAAGGATAAACCCAAAGGATAAAACCCCGCTCTCTCTATGAAGAACAAAATTGAAACTTTTTGGACAATTTGGTAGGGGTGTTCATGGGTAGAGTTGGGTTGGGTTGTGCCTAAAATTCCAACCAATCCAATCTTGACGAATTAGCAATAAATCAATCCTAAGTCGAACTGTTGAGGACGCAGTTTATGTCAATTTCGGTTGGCTTGAATATCAGTTGGTTAAATTTGAGTTGAAGATTTAACTTGTTTTAAGGTGAAGTAGAAAAGGAGGGAAAAAAGAACACAAAGAAATATGTGTGAGAATTTTTGCCAAACACAATAGCATATGTTACATTGAAAAATTTACTTAAACTACTGTCATTCAAGTTAAATATACTAAATTAATAGACTTCTTAttaaaaaacacacacacacacacacaatataatcaatgtaaCAACATTACTAACACATTTAAGTACTTCACAGTTTTCAATTTTACATTGATAATACAATATAAAGAAAGTTctgaaactaataaaaaaaaaatattatatttattttctagtGCACATACCAttaacaatataaaataaaaaatgcaaaatatGTCTATTGTCATCCAAAAGGACTAAAACATCATATTCATAAATATCACTACAATAGACataaaattgaaaacataaaaaatCAGAACATTCCAAAATGCATGTGCCCATCCTATCCATCCTATGCATTGTTTCATAAGTTTTGAGTAATAATaggcgcacacacacacacacacgcaaagAGGTGGTTCTGGTTGGGTCGGGTGGATTTGATGCTAAACCTGCAAACCTAACCATGAAATCAGATTATGCAAAATGAGAAACCACCAACCGACCCATAAACCATTTGAAACCCCAAATTTTTGTGTTGGTTCGGTTTGGATTGGTCAGTTTGCTGAACACCCCTACAATTTGGCTCTTCCAGTTTCAAGTTTGAAGGCATTCCCTCAAGATCAAGGTTTTAGAAATACTAATTTAGCTTAAAAATATGAGAAATAAAAATACCCAGAAATTTTTTCCTTAAAAGGCTTATAAAGGTTTTAGTCAAAAATTGGACAAATTTACAGGATTCCCAGACTTAGACAAATTCTACACCTTGTAAACCTTATTAAATAACTTCAACTTGATAAAAATTTTCTtatatacaaaattaaaaaaatgaaattaatctAAATCAAGTATACAGCTGCTATTTAAAACCTGAAAACATATAAccaaattaaaaatcaataacaTAAATCTAATCATTGTGCATAGACTTAATTGACTCTGTCTGCTAGAGCATGGAGTTCAGTTCACCTATACCATTTATATTGGTATTAATGGTAATTTGTCCATACAATAAACATTTATTACATGAGCATGTTGtacatatttttaaaaactgTGCTCATCTTCATCCTGTGCCCTTTCTGCCTCAGTGCACCTTCACTTTAATGAAAATTGCAATTTGGGAGATCCATGATAACACCATACAAGCCCAAGTAGGAAACTCTACTCAAGTTGTGGATGGCCAAAGCTTTCCAGCCTAGGAGACTGTTTCCAAAGACATCCAATTTGCATCTAATTTCTATTTAAGGGGTAAGAAAAGGTTTTAAAATGAGTCACCATATAAATACATAAGAAGCTTCAAAAATTTTCCCAATCAAAGTCACTTCCCCACAATTCTTTAGACAGCAATTTATCTAAAAGACACAAATTCAAAGGAGAAGAACTATTAGTGttctagttatatcatataaCTTGAATCAATTTCTGGAGAATACTTTGTCAACCACTTGACTAAAAATTGCTTTTGTGATGTGTGGCTCATATAGTGAGTGGAAggcatgcacaaagagaaaacatggtgaaaaCATAATGCTGGTGTTAGCCGAGGAAACCGTCGATAGTTGTCCTGtatccatcgacggtttggtccagTTTCAAAGAGGTTTTGCTCTCAGTATTAAACCGTCTACGGTATGTCtgcaaaccgtcgacagtttggctcAGAAATCCAAcgcagattttcaaattttgaattgggacgttaagttggttgagTTTTAAAGGGAGAGCCTCcaagaactttatatatacattatatatgTTGTATCTGTGATGATGTTcgtgtctttgacacaagatagtaaaagTCATATTGTCGATTGCTTCCGTGAATGTAggcattaccgaaccacgtaattctttgtgccttattattactttcattataatATGCGTGATTGGTGTTTTGTATATTTCACCGTTGAGTGCTGCATTTGTAAGATCGTTTTATTCCATTGTGCATTCGTTTTTCACaagaaattggtatcagagcattgttgtaatggcctttggaacttcttctgcaaagttcgatGTCGTTAAATTCGATGGAATGGGAAACTTCAGTTTATGGCAAAGAAGGATGaaggatctgttagtgcagcaaactatggtgaaggctttatacgGAGTTCAacccatagtagttaaaagcCTAGGCACGAGGCGCAGAGAGGCGAGGAGGCTAGCGCCTCATACCAGGCGAGGCAAGGCGACCTGCATGAGGCGCAGAGGGGCAACAGGCGCAGTGAGGCGCGCCTTAAAAAATTTGAGTTTGTTAAATGAAAGAAATAGCAAGAGCCAGAGTTGTACCCCTTACTCGACTCGAACAAATAGGAGCCCTAGCCCTCTTTGACCCTTCGAAGCCCCACGACCCTTCACAACTTTGTCTTGCACATTCGAACCAACAAGAGCCTTTGTGAGCCTTTGAACTAGCAACATGAGTTCGTCTACGAGCCTTCGAACCAACCAGAAGACTTCGCGagctcgtctttgagccttcGAACCATACCATGAGTTTGTCTTTGacatttcgaaccagcaggagccttcgGGAGTTCATCTGCAAACCTTCGAACTAGCCGTGAGTTCGTCACGTCGTTTTCGACAATTTCCAACTAGCAGCAaactcatcttcttcttctttctattgCCTACGTACTGCTGCCTGTTTGCATTTTGCTTATGTCACGTGAGGGTGATGGTGGATTTCGGACATGTAACCCCCCAAATCAACGGATCACAATGGATTTCAAGCTTCTACCATTTTCTTAAGATTGGATTTCAGATACAGCTTGCTCTGAAGAATGACCCAAAAAAAAGGGGATTTTCAAAAGGTAAATGTTTAAATAATTCTCATATGATCAAAATTTTTGTACCActcattaaaataatatatattcacTCTcgccatagtattttcaagaaAGTTTTGATATATCAAATGTGACAATTTAAACTTAATTTTGATATTAAATTTTATGAGTACTATTTTAAATCATTAGAATAACTTTAATACATATTCAAGTTGTGATTATTGTATAGTCAAATCTTCAATTATAATTATTGCTGCTAAAATTTATCTAAGAGAATTTGGATCAATTATAATATTGATTgcatgcgaaaattaaaagagaaatgaCTTAAGGGACGCAAGTTGTACTTTGGAGAATTGCTTCAATGCTTAAATTAGGGAAATCTTTTAAACCAATGTCTCGCCCATGCAAACTAcattttattgtactcttttcttttatactttgaaatcttttattgtactcttttcttttgatgttgaactatgttgaattgtctaatattactagatattcatatgttcatatatcaattaccccaaataggtATTTTACactattttaataattgtgcgcctcaccttcgtgaggcgcGCGCCTTTGCCTCGTGCCTCGACTTCAAataccctttgcgcctcggctcaCCCGCGCCTCTGATTACTATGGTTCAACCTGAAGGCATGGATAATacaaattggaaggaattggaaacGAAGGATGTGGCGACTATCAGATTATGTTTggccgatgacgtgttgtatcacgtcatggaagaGGGTTCTCCTATGCCATTCGGTAGAAACTTGAAAGTCAGTATATGTCTAAATCTCTTACgaataaattatttcttaagcaaaaattatattggcttaagatagtggaaggttcggatttgaaccgacacatcaatgcattcaatcaaattataagtgatttaatgcgggttgatgtgaaattcgaggaagatgacaaagcgctgatgctattgaattccctaccggCGTCTCACACGTATGAAAACCTGGTTACGAATCTAATATGGGgtaaagaaaccctgaatttggaagaggtaacaagcgcatTGCTGagctttcatcaaagaaagaaagtcagcgatgaaatttcacatggtgaagaGCTTGTGGTGACGGGTAACCATGAAAAAATTCAGGAATGGATCGAATCATAATAAGTCTCGATcgcaatccaagaagaagaaggatattcaatgttttaagtgcgggaaaaaggAGCACATAAAATTAGAGTGTCCAGAATGAAAGAAGGGGAATGTTGAAAAACAAGAATGtacttcaaaatcagcaaatgtagtAGAGGAAGGAAACTCAGAaagtagtgatggtgatatgctttcagtTTCATCGAGGTCGGATcgcctcacggattcttggatcctaaatTCCaaatgttcttatcacatgacatcAAATAGAAATTGGTTCAACACCTATAGGTCAGCTAATTCTAGTTATGTTCTAATGGGAAATAATgttgcatgcaaaataattggagTAGGAAATATTAGATTTAAGatatatgatggtgttgtgagaaatttatgtgatgtaaagcatgtaccggatctacggaagaatgtaatttcattggacactttaaattgtaacgggtatagttaaAAGTTTGAAAGTGGATTAACGAAGGTGTGTGAAGGCaaattgatggtgatgaaaggacaaaagtTACCAGGAAATATATATGCACTGCAAGGTATCACAATTGTAGATGGAGCTGCAGCTATTGAATCTGAGTCAGATGTTCTGTGGCATATGCGACTAGggcatatggatgactacatttattcaaatgtttggggaccggtgaggatagcatcacggGATGGACATATGTGTTTTGTgggtttatcacgaaaggtcttggcATATCTCATGCGACATAAGTCAAAATTGTTtgtcaggtttaacttgtggttgagatGGAAAATCAGAACGGGAGAGAGATCCTCAGGTCAAAGGGACTGAGTGAGCTgattttgttcaaggagtttcGTGAGCAGCATGGCGAgttgtatgcagggcttgcaaggaacttcttggtgaagtcagtatGGCGCGTCTCTCGTTTAATCAATTGCCAAAGGTATGACTTGATGGGAGAGTTGTGGACAagttttgtggtagactactctAATTTGAGTGGATGTTCACAGGTGCACGTTTCTAGTGGGTGTGATCTAAGCTTGATGTAATGTCCGGATGGTACATATATAAGAAAGGTGAGTTCAAACTCAGTAATCCAATAacaaacaaagtggtgatcagtGGAAACATGATTTTTGGTGAGAAAGCCATGATGCAACGTACTCAgctaaaggaagagaaacaagaTGCCAAAAAACTGTAGCAGCAATgaacatgtgatgcaggtggagttacagacccaacctaatgtcccaaggtcaaggtggagcaacagggtttatattttagtttctcctaaggggcgtaaatatgccaaggtggatattgttaTCATATGTGGCTCATATGGTGAGTGAAAggcatgcacaaagagaaaacataGTGAAAATAGAATGCTAGTGTATGCTgaggaaaccatcaacggttgGCCTGTatctgtcgacggtttggtccatTTTCAAAGAAGTTTTGCTCTCGAtattaaaccgtcgacggttcaACTCGAAAACCCAGCacagattttcaaattttgaattgggacgttaagttggttggatTTTTTAGGGAGAGCCTCcaggaactttatatatacgttgTATATGTTGTATCTATGATGATGTTcgtgtctttgacacaagatagtgaaagtcatattgtcgattgctcccatggatgtaggcattgctgaaccacgtaattctttgtgtctttgttattgctttcattataatctgcgTGATTGGTGTTCTATATATTTCACCATTGAGTGCTGCGTTTGTAAGATCGTTTTATTCCACTATGCATTCGTTTTTCACAACAATTGCTAACAAAATTGACATAAAGGTCTTGATTTGAAATAAAGGCATGACTAGGAGTTTAGATTTTCAGTAATTGCTTCATTTTTAGTTCACAAAAGATTCTAAGCATGTTTAAAATGCGTATGCCACAGCAGCAAAATTAGTTTTGAGTCAATTGACTTACAACTCCAATTACAGAAGGAAGCCAGCCTTTGTACAATGCCCGTGGACCTTCTTCCCGCAATACAGTTGATAAAGCATGAAACATTCCTCTGTATTGATAAGGAGATTTCTCGGTCTGCAATAGTAAAACCAAGGATATACGGAAGTTGCCATATCACAAAACACCCAATCCCCAATATTCAAAAACTAAAACCTGGTTATCTTAGAGCTTAAAATGGttagaaaggaaaaaaggaagaaaaaaaaatgtatttccCTCCTGGAGAGAACCCAACCAATGGTCAAAGAAACATTTCTCAAAGATGGTCACAACTGTACCTGTACAGTTAGCCTGCCTCGTACCATGTCCATTGGATAAGTAGCAGACATAGCAATGATTCCAGCACATGCTCCAGCTCCAAGGCGTAGAAGAGGAGTAAGTTGAGCATCTTCTGCAAGATATAGCAATAAAAGGTAATTGAGATAACCCCAAAGGCATTCCTTCAGGTCTATATATACTTCAAAATCAACAGGCAGGTCCTATGCATACATGCGTGCACATGCTCACACAAAATTTGCATCACAAAAATTTAACAAATCCCCTATAAACAATACACAAGCATTTAATAAGAttattaggatttttttttgttCGTAGATCCTCATGTAATGATGTACTATATAACTTGTATAGATGATGTTGCCAAAACTAGAAAAAAGGTGTGGTATATTAATGAAACCATGCTAGCCAGAGGCCCAAAATGGCACTGTTGCAGTAGAACTGGTTTAAGTACTTATTAACTAAGAAAAAGTCAGAATTAGAAATCCTTCATAAAGCCCGTGCTTAGCTAGATGACAAGAACAAAGTCACTGTAACTGGTGATGATTCAGTAGCTTATACTATGATGAAGAATTCAATTCTATCTCCCACTCATATAGACATCACAAATGCTGGACAAAGACAAATGCAAACCGTAATTCATATATAGATCTTCGAGCAAGAATAACCAAATCAAATTAATTAAAGATGTAATTCTATTTAAGTAATGATGAACATAAGATTCTTAGATAAACACACAAATGCATCAATTAGGGCTCAAAGTTGGTTGGGTTGGTGAAAACTGTGAAACAAATGAAATGCATTTGGCCAAAAGTTGTCTAGGAATCAAAGAGCCAAAAACATTGATTGGCCCAAAAAAGAAATATCAATCTAGGATGAAGTTTCGTTCCAAAAAAATATACATTTAGAACTAATCGAAGCCTTGATATTTGATAACAAAAATTTAAACCTCAAAAATAAATAGACATGTTAAAATTAATCTAAACCTTGATATTTGATACCAAAAAATTTGAACCTCAAAAATATAAAGACATGACCTTCAAAACAAACACAAAACAATCAACAAGCACGCAAAAAAAGCTCATAAATTAAAACCCAATACGATACAAATAAAgagttcaaaattttttatttcaacaaacaaaaaaatgaaatcttaattttaaaattttagtttgatGGTTTGCATAAGTTTATAGGTTTGAATTACTTTTGTTGCAAGTCTGACTTGGTTTGCTTCATTTTATGGATATATTTGGTTGATTTGACAGAAAGAACACATAAATCCTCGGAGTAATTAGGGATCACTTTCTTTTCGTACATTGCATCGATGACCATTACATTTAATACCAAAGCCGCCCTGAAACATTGTCATGTCGATGAATCCTACACAAGGGTGATAGCCACTCTAGCGAAGGCATTAGAAAGAGGATATCACGATCCCACATCAAACATGTACTAGGGATATCT
This region of Malania oleifera isolate guangnan ecotype guangnan chromosome 10, ASM2987363v1, whole genome shotgun sequence genomic DNA includes:
- the LOC131165340 gene encoding mitochondrial adenine nucleotide transporter ADNT1 — encoded protein: MASEDVVGKRSESAVSTIVNLAEEAKLAREGVKAPSHAILSICKSLVAGGVAGGVSRTAVAPLERLKILLQVQNPHNIRYNGTVQGLKYIWRTEGFRGLFKGNGTNCARIVPNSAVKFFSYEEASKGILWFYRQQTGNEDAQLTPLLRLGAGACAGIIAMSATYPMDMVRGRLTVQTEKSPYQYRGMFHALSTVLREEGPRALYKGWLPSVIGVIPYVGLNFAVYESLKDWLIKSKPFGLVEDSELSVTTRLACGAAAGTVGQTVAYPLDVIRRRMQMVGWKDAASIVTGDGKSKAPLEYTGMIDAFRKTVRHEGFGALYRGLVPNSVKVVPSIAIAFVTYEVVKDMLGVEIRISD